The nucleotide window CATACTCGAACGAGTAGCCCTTGTAGCTCTACTCTGCCCCGAACGTTTACTTCATTAAGGAGtaactttttgtttctttttctactCTACTTCATCTCTTTGTAGTTGGGGACATTCTCGAATGAAATGATCAGTAGATCCACACCTATAACAAGCTCCTGTCTTGCTCCAACACTCACCAAGGTGATTTCTTCCACAATACTGACACTTAAGTTGAGGGGCATTTTGAACACTGCTCATACTAGCTGCAGGTCTACCAAATTTCCTGGAATCAGATTGTCTTGATCTTTTCTTTCTCAATCTTTCCAGCATTGAAGTGGCCCTACTAAATTCTTCTCTAGATTTCTTCACCGGAAAAGTCTAAAATGACTTGGAT belongs to Gossypium arboreum isolate Shixiya-1 chromosome 7, ASM2569848v2, whole genome shotgun sequence and includes:
- the LOC108485239 gene encoding uncharacterized protein LOC108485239, with protein sequence MACSPDDYLRGVVSLLKEEAYNWWETIKTVVPTFPVKKSREEFSRATSMLERLRKKRSRQSDSRKFGRPAASMSSVQNAPQLKCQYCGRNHLGECWSKTGACYRCGSTDHFIRECPQLQRDEVE